Proteins from a genomic interval of Amycolatopsis sp. cg13:
- the egtD gene encoding L-histidine N(alpha)-methyltransferase, with translation MTEADLESHRRDVAAELRADVREGLTADQKWLPPKWFYDAEGSKLFEKITALPEYYPTRSEREVLARRAAEIAERTGAHTLVELGSGSSEKTRLLLDAFTAHGTLESFVPMDVSESALAEAAAAITADYPKLEVRGVVGDFTQHLQLLPGTAPRVVAFLGGTIGNFLPDERAEFLRSVRDVLGEGEWLLLGTDLVKDRETLERAYDDAAGVTAAFNRNVLRVINTELGADFDPDEFDHVAHWDDGHEWIEMRLRARSRTEVRIPGADLIVPFAEGEHIRTEVSAKFRPGGVEAELNAAGFALEQWWTDSQQRFGVSLARSVRA, from the coding sequence ATGACCGAAGCGGACCTGGAGAGCCATCGCCGCGACGTGGCCGCCGAACTGCGCGCGGACGTGCGCGAGGGGCTCACGGCCGACCAGAAGTGGTTGCCGCCCAAGTGGTTCTACGACGCCGAAGGCAGCAAGCTGTTCGAGAAGATCACCGCGCTGCCGGAGTACTACCCGACCCGCAGCGAGCGCGAGGTGCTCGCGCGGCGGGCGGCCGAGATCGCCGAACGCACCGGCGCGCACACGCTCGTCGAGCTGGGCTCGGGGTCGAGCGAGAAGACCCGGCTGCTGCTCGACGCGTTCACCGCGCACGGGACGCTGGAGTCGTTCGTGCCGATGGACGTGTCCGAATCCGCGCTCGCCGAGGCCGCCGCGGCGATCACGGCGGACTACCCGAAGCTCGAGGTGCGCGGGGTGGTCGGCGACTTTACCCAGCACCTGCAGCTGCTGCCCGGCACCGCGCCGCGCGTCGTCGCCTTCCTGGGCGGCACGATCGGCAACTTCCTTCCTGACGAACGCGCCGAGTTCCTGCGCTCGGTGCGCGACGTGCTCGGCGAAGGGGAGTGGCTGCTGCTCGGCACGGACCTGGTGAAGGACCGGGAAACGCTGGAGCGGGCCTACGACGACGCGGCAGGCGTCACCGCGGCGTTCAACCGCAACGTGCTGCGCGTGATCAACACCGAACTGGGCGCGGATTTCGACCCGGACGAGTTCGACCACGTCGCGCATTGGGACGACGGCCACGAGTGGATCGAAATGCGGCTGCGCGCCCGGAGCCGGACGGAGGTGCGCATCCCCGGCGCGGACCTGATCGTGCCGTTCGCCGAGGGCGAGCACATCCGCACCGAGGTGTCGGCGAAGTTCCGTCCCGGCGGCGTCGAGGCGGAACTGAACGCCGCCGGGTTCGCGCTCGAACAATGGTGGACAGACTCACAGCAGCGGTTCGGGGTGAGTTTGGC
- the egtC gene encoding ergothioneine biosynthesis protein EgtC, which translates to MCRHLAYLGAPVSPAELMFAAPHALLVQSYAPLDMRGGGSVNADGFGLGWYPEPGAPPQRYRRREPLWTDQTLPALAASVRTRAFVAAVRNGTTGMPVTEAAAAPFLEDRWLFSHNGVVRGWPGSMRGLAGRLDVTELFTLEAPTDSALLWALLRARLRAGEEPLEAVTALVREVESVAPGSRLNLLLTDGELLVGTAWTHALSLRRTETGVVLASEPCDPDPAWTAVPDRHAVRVTAAGVDVLPLTLERSTAR; encoded by the coding sequence ATGTGCCGTCATCTCGCCTATCTCGGCGCGCCGGTGTCCCCGGCCGAGCTGATGTTCGCCGCGCCGCACGCGCTGCTCGTGCAGTCGTACGCGCCGCTCGACATGCGCGGCGGCGGTTCGGTGAACGCCGACGGCTTCGGCCTCGGCTGGTACCCGGAACCGGGCGCGCCGCCGCAGCGGTACCGCCGCCGCGAGCCGTTGTGGACCGACCAGACGCTGCCCGCGCTGGCCGCTTCGGTGCGCACTCGCGCGTTCGTCGCGGCGGTGCGCAACGGCACCACCGGAATGCCGGTCACCGAAGCGGCCGCCGCGCCGTTTCTGGAGGACCGCTGGCTGTTCAGCCACAACGGCGTGGTTCGCGGCTGGCCCGGTTCGATGCGCGGGCTAGCCGGACGGCTCGACGTCACGGAGCTGTTCACGCTCGAAGCGCCGACGGATTCCGCTCTGCTGTGGGCATTGCTGCGGGCTCGGCTGCGCGCGGGGGAGGAGCCGCTCGAAGCGGTGACCGCCCTCGTGCGCGAGGTCGAGTCGGTCGCCCCCGGCTCCCGGCTGAACCTTCTGCTCACCGACGGCGAACTGCTCGTCGGCACCGCCTGGACGCACGCGTTGTCCTTGCGCCGCACCGAAACCGGCGTGGTGCTGGCGTCCGAGCCGTGCGATCCGGACCCCGCCTGGACCGCCGTGCCCGACCGCCACGCCGTGCGCGTCACCGCGGCCGGCGTCGACGTTCTTCCCCTGACCCTGGAACGGAGCACCGCCCGATGA
- the egtB gene encoding ergothioneine biosynthesis protein EgtB, whose protein sequence is MSTIPEQNPLLELSPQDLRAHTAAALTRARERSVALTDAVDDEDLVRQHSKLMSPLVWDLAHIGSQEELWLVRDVGGREPLRPDIDDLYDAFQHARADRPALPLLGPAEARAYVKEVRDKAFDVLETAPLDGRRLTESAFAFGMITQHEQQHDETMLATHQLRKGEPVLHAPEPPRAPARKLPAEVLVPGGRFTMGTTAEPWALDNERPAHEIDVPAFVLDTTPVTCGAYVEFLESGGYEQQRFWSEPGWAYLREHGITAPRFWRREPDGWWRTRFGVHERVPENEPVVHVSYYEAEAYARWAGKRLPTEAEWEKAARHDPASGRSRRFPWGDEEPTAEHANLGQRHLRAAEAGAYPAGASPLGVHQLIGDVWEWTSTDFHGYPGFSAFPYREYSEVFFGPEYKILRGGSFGTDAAAIRGTFRNWDYPIRRQIFSGFRCARDPRPGEAG, encoded by the coding sequence ACCCGGGCGCGCGAGCGCAGCGTGGCCCTCACTGACGCGGTCGACGACGAGGACCTCGTGCGGCAGCATTCGAAACTCATGTCGCCGCTGGTGTGGGACCTCGCGCACATCGGCAGCCAGGAAGAGCTGTGGCTGGTCCGCGACGTCGGCGGCCGGGAGCCGCTGCGCCCGGACATCGACGACCTCTACGACGCCTTCCAGCACGCCCGCGCGGACCGTCCGGCGCTGCCGCTGCTCGGCCCGGCCGAGGCCCGCGCGTACGTGAAGGAAGTTCGCGACAAGGCGTTCGACGTCCTGGAAACCGCGCCGCTGGACGGACGTCGGCTCACCGAGAGCGCGTTCGCGTTCGGCATGATCACCCAACACGAGCAGCAGCACGACGAGACCATGCTGGCCACCCACCAGCTGCGCAAGGGCGAACCGGTGCTGCACGCCCCGGAGCCGCCGCGCGCGCCCGCCCGCAAGCTGCCCGCCGAGGTGCTCGTGCCCGGCGGCCGCTTCACCATGGGCACCACCGCCGAACCGTGGGCGCTGGACAACGAACGCCCGGCGCACGAGATCGACGTGCCCGCCTTCGTCCTCGACACCACGCCGGTCACCTGCGGCGCGTACGTCGAATTCCTGGAATCCGGCGGCTACGAGCAGCAGCGGTTCTGGAGCGAGCCCGGCTGGGCGTACCTGCGAGAGCACGGCATCACCGCGCCCCGGTTCTGGCGCCGCGAGCCGGACGGCTGGTGGCGCACCCGCTTCGGCGTGCACGAGCGCGTCCCGGAGAACGAACCGGTCGTGCACGTTTCGTACTACGAGGCCGAGGCGTACGCGCGGTGGGCGGGCAAGCGGCTGCCGACCGAGGCGGAGTGGGAGAAGGCCGCCCGGCACGACCCGGCGAGCGGGCGGTCGCGGCGATTCCCGTGGGGCGACGAGGAACCGACCGCCGAGCACGCCAACCTCGGGCAGCGCCACCTGCGCGCGGCCGAGGCGGGCGCGTATCCGGCCGGCGCGTCGCCGCTGGGCGTGCACCAGCTGATCGGCGACGTCTGGGAGTGGACGAGCACCGATTTCCACGGCTATCCGGGCTTCTCGGCGTTCCCGTACCGGGAGTACTCGGAGGTCTTCTTCGGACCGGAGTACAAGATCCTGCGCGGCGGGTCGTTCGGCACCGACGCGGCGGCGATCCGGGGCACGTTCCGCAACTGGGACTACCCGATCCGGCGGCAGATCTTTTCCGGCTTCCGGTGCGCGCGCGATCCGCGCCCGGGCGAGGCGGGCTAG